A stretch of DNA from Leucobacter luti:
CACAGTGGCGAGCAGAAGCACAATCAGATCCCCGATCGGGTCGCCCTCCGCTCCCAGGATGCCCTGCAGCACGTTCCAGACGAGCCAGGCTCCGCCCACTGTTTCGAGCAGGAGGACGATCCGCAGTGCGATCCAGCCCGTACGTGTACGAACATGAGCGGCGGGTGTCGCGGTCATTTCGAGTCTCTTTCCAGGTAATTGCGGATTGACTATTGATTTGCATCTATATCCGTGAAACTATATATTCCGTCGAGTTTCGCGCACACCGACGTGAGCATTCTCAGCCACGTATCAGGTAACTATGGCGCGAATTCTAGACTATCCAGTCTCTGGTGATTCGCGCGTGTGCGTCGTACTAAGGAGAAACATAAATGGATTGGCGTGAACAGGCTGCGTGCCTCACTGTAGACCCCGAGCTCTTCTTTCCAGTCGGGAACACCGGTCCTGCAGTAGAGCAGATCGAGCGCGCGAAGTCCGTCTGCGCGCGCTGCACAGTGACAGAAATGTGCCTCCAGTACGCCATGGACACCGGGCAGGATTCCGGCGTGTGGGGCGGCCTGAGCGAGGATGAGCGTCGCGCTCTCAAGCGCCGCGCGGCACGCGCCCGCCGCGCTTCCTAAGCGGTTGTGTGAGTGGCCCCGGACCCGTGAGGGTTCGGGGCCACTGCTGTTTCCGCCCTCCGGTTCCGAGGCGAACATCCCTGCGGTCTCGCACGCGAGTTCCCGCCACACAGCCTGGCGTGGGAGAACGCATGCCCCGCTCCCCTGGCATGCAGGGGAGCGGGCGGGGCCACAGGGGCACCGGGCCACCGGGCCACCGGGCCACCGGGCCGCAACGCGACTGCACCACAGCGCGGGGCTACCGCAGGCACGACAGTCTGGGCACCGAGGGGCCTCACCCCACCCCACACCGCAGCCAGCACCCCGCGCGCAGCATGTGCGCACGCGAGTGCCCACGAACACCACAGCCCCGCACCTGCGACAGGTGCGGGGCTGTGGTGTTCGGCCAGAGCCTTAGTCGGTGCCGGAGTCGAACGCGGCCGACAAGCCCAGCTCGTCAGCATTCTCGTCGATCCCGGTGACGGCCTCAGCGATCTCAGCCGCGCCACCCTTTTCGAGTTCACCCACGAGATCAGCAACCGCGCCGCCCACCATGCCCATCTGGGCGTACTGCTCGAGGCGCTGACGTGAGTCTGCAATGTCGAGGTTGCGCATGGTGAGCTGACCGATTCGGTCCTCCGGGCCGAACGCGGCCCCCACGGTGCGCTCCATGGAGAGCTTCTCGGGGTGGTAGCTCAGCGCAGGCCCCTCGGTGTTGAGGATCGTGTAGTCGTCACCACGGCGCAGGCGCAGCGTCACCTCACCCGTAATTGCGGATCCCACCCAGCGCTGCAGCGACTCGCGCAGCATGAGCGACTGCGGGTCAAGCCAGCGGCCCTCGTACATCAGGCGACCAAGCTTGCGCCCGTCTGTGTGGTAGCTCGCGAGGGTGTCCTCGTTGTGGATCGCGTTCACGAGGCGTTCGTACGTAATGTGCAGCAGGGCCATTCCTGGAGCCTCGTAGATGCCCCGGGACTTGGCTTCGATGATGCGGTTCTCGATCTGGTCGGACACACCGAGGCCGTGGCGGCCGCCGATCGCGTTCGCCTCAAACACGAGCGCGACGGGATCGGTGTATTCCACGCCGTTGATCGCGACAGGACGGCCGGCCTCGAAGCGCACCGACACTTCCTCGGTCGCCACGTCGACGTCGTCGCGCCATGCGGCAACGCCCATGATCGGCTCGACCACGTCGAGCCCAGCGTTCAGGAATTCGAGCGTCTTCGCCTCGTGGGTGGCACCCCAAATGTTCGCGTCCGTCGAGTATGCCTTTTCAGTTGCGTCTCGGTAGGGGTAGCCGCGCTCGACGAGCCACTCACTCATTTCATGGCGGCCGCCCAGCTCACGCACGAAGTCAGCGTCAAGCCACGGCTTGTAGATCCGCAGCGCGGGGTTCGCCATGAGACCGTAGCGATAGAACCGCTCGATATCGTTGCCCTTGTACGTGGATCCGTCGCCCCAAATGTCGACGCCATCTTCCTTCATGGCGCGTACGAGCAGGGTGCCGGTCACGGCGCGGCCGAGCGGCGTCGTGTTGAAGTACGTCTTGCCGCCTGAGCGAACGTTGAATGCGCCAGTCTGGAGCGCAACGAAGCCCTCTTCGACGAGTGGACGCTTGGCATCAACGTGGCGCGCGATCTCGGCGCCGTACTCCTTGGCACGATCGGCAACGCCATCAATATCGGGCTCGTCATACTGCCCGATGTCAGCGGTATAGGTGCAGGGCACAGCGCCCTTTTCGCGCATCCACGCGACCGCGCACGAGGTATCGAGACCACCGGAGAAAGCGATGCCGACGCGCTCGCCAACGGGAAGAGAAGAAAGAACCTTGGACATGCTCTCTATCCTAGAGCGCCGAACGCGGTGCCCGCGCCACAGGGCACTGTCTCGGCCTCTCTCCTGGCTCACCCCCGCGCCTCTTGGGCGCCCCACACCAGGCGAGAGATCGCGTCAATTCCCCCGCAACGCCCCACGACAGCACGTGGAATGTGGGTTGGGTCGCGCACACAGGGAGCACTTGGGAGCCCGCAGCTTCCAGCCCACTCGGTCCCTCTCGGGTACGTCGTGTGACGCTGCGGGAACCCATTCGGAACGCTGGAGAGCACAGCGCGTCCGGAGTGCACGTCGCCAGAAGCGACACCGCAGCTCCTGCTCCTGCACCTGCGCGTCCCCGGCGAGGAGACTGGGCCAGTTCGAGCCTGCTGCCAGGGGAAGCGCGAGTGCGAGACGTGACCACAGGCGTGCAGAACGCCGCTTTATTCTCGCGCTCACGAGGGACGGTATCCGAGTCGAACTGTATGTGTGGCGAACCGTGTCCGAGTCGACCCGCGTCCGAGTCGATCCGCGTCCGAGCCGACCTGTATGCGTGTGGAGCGGGGGTCGACGGTAGATGCGGCCGCATCTGAGCGATTCCTGGTGCGGAATGTCGCAACCGACGGGATTGCTTCCGCGTGAGCGGCCCTCAAGAGGACCCCCAGCACTCAGATTGCAGGCTCGCCTCTCCGGTCGACCCCCTCCGAAATCTACTCCGCCGGAATCAGCCCCATTGCGGCTACCTGATCCCGCTCGGCGGCAAGCTCCGCCACCGAAGCGTCGATCTTGGCGCGCGAGAACGCGTCGATCTCGAGCCCCTCGACCACTCGCCATCCGCCGTCAACGGCGTGCGCCGGGACCGAAGCGATCAGGCCCTCTGGAATGCCATACGCTCCGGTGGAGGGCAGAGACACCGAGGTCCACGCCTCCCCCGTGCCGAGCGCCCAATCGCGTACGTGATCGATCGCGGCGTTCGCGGCTGACGCGACCGACGATCCGCCACGGACCTCAATGATCTCGGCGCCACGATTTGCGACGCGTTCGATATAGGCGCCGCGACCCCAGGTTTCGCCGACCACGTCGAGCGCAGCACGTCCCGAGATCGTGGCGTGGCTGAGATCCGGGTACTGCGTCGTGGAGTGGTTGCCCCAGATCGTGACCCCCGAAATGTCCACGACCCGGGCGCCGGCGCGCTCGGCGAGCAAGCCAACCGCGCGATTGTGATCCAGCCGGGTGAGCGCGGTGAAGCGTTCCGCTGGTACGTCGGGAGCATTGCGCTGCGCGATGAGCGCATTCGTGTTCGCCGGGTTGCCCACCACGAGCACGCGCACATCATCTGCGGCGTGTTCATTGATCGCGCGGCCCTGCGGCCCGAAGATGGCGCCGTTGGCCGCGAGCAGGTCCGCGCGCTCCATCCCGGCCGTGCGCGGGCGCGAACCAACGAGCAGCGCGACATTTGTGCCAGCGAAGCCCTCGTCGGGCGTGGTCGAGATATCGATGCTGGCGAGCAGCGGGAACGCCCCATCGATGAGCTCGAGCGCAGCGCCCTCCGCGCCCTTCACGCCCTGCGGGATCTCGAGCAGCCGCAACGCGACAGGCTGATCCGCGCCGAACATCGCGCCGGATGCGATCCGAAACAGCGCGGCGTAGCCGATCTGCCCGCCCGCTCCGGTCACCGTGACGGTGATTGGCTGCGTTGCATTCATCGCGGTCATCAGTTTGCTCCGTATTCGCGCGGGTTCGGACCGTAGTTGCGGCCCGCCTCAAGCGCGGTGACGAACGCGTGCTCCGTCTCCGTGAGCTCAAAGTCGAAGAGATCAGCGTTTTCGAGCATGCGCTCGCGGCGGCTCGTCTTCGGGAAGATGATCGTGCCGTTCTCAATATGCCAGCGCAGCACCACCTGGGCGACGCTCTTGCCGTGTGCTTCGGCGACCTCGACAAGGCGCGGCTGCGTCAGCAGGTCGCTCTTGCCCTGCGCAAGCGGGCCCCATGCCTCGATCGCGATGCCGTTCCCTCGGCAGAAGGCGGTGAGTTCCTGGCGCTGGTGCTCCGGATGCAATTCAATCTGGTTCACCGCGGGGAATTCACCGGTCGCTGCGATGATTCGTTCCAGGTGTTCGACCTCGTGGTTGGAAACGCCTGCGGCCGTGGTGAGCCCAGCCTCGCGGAGGTCCAGCACCTGCTCCCACGCGGAAACGAAGGTGTCCTGACTCGGCACTGGCCAGTGCACCAGGAAGAGGTCGACTCGATCCAGCCCGAGCTTGCCGAGGCTCTCTTCAAGTGCGGCGCGCGCATCCCCCTGGCGGTCGTTCCAGAGCTTCGTGGTGACAAACAGCTCCTCGCGCGGGATTCCGCTCTTCGCGATCGCGGCACCGACCTCCGCCTCGTTGCCATAGATCGCTGCGGTGTCGATGTGGCGGTAGCCCACCTCAAGCGCCTCAGCGACGACCCGTTCAGTCTCGCCTGGCTCCACCAGGAACACCCCGAGACCCACCTGCGGGATCTGGGTGCCGTCGTTCAGTTCAATGTTCGGAATCGGCAGTGCAGTGCTCAATGTACTCCCCCGTGTGGGTCGCGGTTCAGACTCGGACATTCGGCAGTCTACGCCCGCGACCCCACGCTGCCTGATCACCTGAAAGAATAGAGGGATTATGTCGAATCCCGCAGTACGCATCGAGTTCCCAGAGGAGCTTCCGGTCTCGCAGATGCGGGAGGAAATCGCGGACGCGATCCGCGACCACCAGGTCGTGATCGTCGCGGGAGAGACCGGCTCAGGCAAAACCACGCAGCTTCCCAAGATCGCGCTCACCCTCGGCCGCGAACGCATCGCCCACACCCAGCCGCGCCGGATCGCGGCGCGCACGATTGCTGAGCGCATCGCCGAGGAGCTGGGCTCCGAGCTCGGCGGCCTGGTCGGGTATCAGGTCCGATTCACAGACAAAGTTTCGGCCGATACGAAGATCCGCCTGATGACCGACGGGATCCTCCTCAACGCGATCCACCGCGACCGGGATCTCACAGCGTACGACACGATTATCATCGACGAGGCGCACGAGCGCAGCCTGAACATCGACTTTCTGCTCGGCTATCTTCGGACGCTGCTGCCGCGCCGCCCGGATCTCAAGGTCATCATTACTTCAGCAACGATCGACCCCGAGTCGTTCGCGAAGCACTTTGAAGATCCCCGGACGCAGGTGCCGGCCCCGATCATCGAAGTCTCCGGCCGCACGTTCCCCGTCGAAATCCGGTATAGGCCGCTCATCGAGCGCGTCGAGGTCCCCGATCCCAAGGGCGGCGCTCCGAAAGTGCGCACCACGGAGCGCGACATGTTTGACGGGATCGGCGACGCGGTCGACGAGCTCGCGAAGGAAGCGCCCGGCGATGTGCTCGTATTCCTTTCGGGTGAGGCCGAGATCCGGGATGCCGCCGATGCCTTGAACGGCCGCCTGCGCGCCCAGAATCGAGCGGCGCGCACGGAGATTCTGCCGCTGTTCGGCCGCCTCAGCGCGGCCGAACAGCACCGCGTGTTCGAGCGCCGCAGCGGCGCGAACGCTGGCTCCAGGCGTATCGTGCTCGCCACGAACGTCGCGGAGACGTCACTGACGGTGCCGGGCATCCGCTATGTGGTGGATGCGGGCACAGCGCGCATCTCCCGCTACAGCGCCCGCAGCAAAGTGCAGCGGCTCCCGATCGAGGCCGTCTCCCAGGCGAGCGCCAATCAGCGCTCCGGCCGCTCGGGTCGCACGAGCCCCGGTATCGCGATCCGGCTCTACAGCGAAGAAGACTTCGCGTCGCGCCCCGAGTACACCGAGCCGGAGATCCGGCGCACAGGGCTCGCCTCCGTGATCCTGCAGATGCTCTCGCTGGGCCTCGGTGACATCGCGGGCTTCCCGTTTCTCACTCCACCCGACCAGCGCGGGATCGCCGACGGGATCGGGCTACTCACCGAGCTCGGTGCGGTCACGCCCGAGACGGGCGGCGGCAAACGAGCTCGAGCCGGCGGCGAGCGCGGCAACCGCTCCGGTGCGACCCACCGCATCACGAAGATTGGCCGCGAGCTGTCGCGGCTCCCGATCGAACCGCGGTTCGCGCGCATGGTGGTCGAGGCGCGCAACCACGACGTCGTGCCGCAGGTGCTCGCGATTGTGGCGGGGCTCACGATCCAAGATGTGCGCGAGCGTCCCCAAGCGGAGCGCGGCCGTGCTGACGAACTGCATGGACGGTTCAACGACCCGCAGGGCGATCTGATGACGCTGCTCAACCTCTGGAACTATCTGCAGAAGGAGCAGCGCGAGCGGTCCTCAAGTGCGTTCCGGCGGTTGTGCAAGGCGGAGTATCTGAACTTCCTACGTGTGCGCGAGTGGATGGACCTGTACCGCCAGATTGCGCGGATCGCGGGTGTGAAGCGCGGAGACGGGCGCGGGTCAGAATCTCGTGCTGCTGGATCTGGCACTACAGGATCCGGCCCCGCTGGATCCGGCGGCGACGCCCGAGCCGACCTCAGCTCCGAATCCGGCGGGGCCAGCGAGCCGATCCACCGCTCAGTGCTTGCCGGCCTGCTCTCGCAGCTCGGAGTGCGCGATGACAAGCAGGATCGCACCCCGCCGCAGGGCCGGGGTGTTGCCGGCGCAGCAAAGCGGAAACCGTCACAGGAGTACGTCGGCTCGCGCGGTACTCGCTTTGTGCTGTACCCGGGGTCGGTGCTCTCGAAGCGGCCACCCGAGGTCATTATGAGCGTCGAACTCGTCGAAACCTCTCGCCTGTTCGCGCGCTCGAACGCCGTGGTCGATCCCGCGTGGGCTGAAGAGCTCGCTGGCCCACTCGCGAAGCGGCAGCTGTCCGAGCCACGGTGGGAGAAGAAGCAGGGCGCCGCCGTCGCGTATGAGCGCGTCACGCTGTACGGTGTGCCGATCGTGGATCGCCGCCGCGTGCAGCTTGCGCGATTCGACCCGGTGCACGCGCGCGAGCTGTTTATTCGGCACGCGCTCGTCGATGGCGACTGGGAATCGCCGCAGGCCTTCGACCGGGCGAACCGGCAGCTGCGGCGCGAGCTGGAGCAGTTGGAGGAGCGCACGCGCCGCCGCGATATCGTCGGCGACGACGACGCGGTGTTCGAGTTTTACGACGCGAAGATCCCGGCCGACGTGAACTCCACGCGGAGCTTCGAAGGCTGGTGGAAAAAGCAGCGCCTCACCGATCCAAACCTGCTGCACCTGAGCCGCGCCGACCTGTTAGAAGACGAAACCCAGCAGGCCGACGAGAGCGAGTATCCGCGGCAGTGGCAGCACGGCGACCAGTCGTTGAAGCTGCGCTACCGTTTCGACCCCACGGCCGAGGACGACGGAGTAACGGTCAACGTGCCGTTGCCGCTGCTCCCCCGGCTCGACGGCACCGATTTCGAAAAGCTCGTGCCTGGCTTGCGGCAGGAACTCGTCACCGCCCTGATCAAGACGCTTCCGAAGGCAATCCGGAAGCACGTCGTTCCTGCCGGCGACTGGGCGCGCACGCTCCTCTCTGCCGTCGGCCCGCAACTCGATGCGCCCGTGCCGGCAGGGTCCCAGCCGCCGCAGCTCACCGCACTGCTGGCCACCGAGATCCGGCGCCGCACCAGCGTGCCCGTCTCTCCGAATGATTTTGATCCGAGCAGGCTGCCCGCGCACCTCACCCCGACGTTCCGAGTGATTGATGCGCGCGGCCGCACACTCGGCACGAGCAAAGATCTAGGCGAACTGAAATCAGCGCACAAAGAGCAGGCAACGCAGGGCATCGCGAAGGTCGCTGCCGCAGCGCTTCCCAAGAGTGACTTGGAGAAGTCCGGGGTGACCACCTGGGACTTCGGGGATCTGCCGCGCCACGTGGATACCGCGTACGCCAAGGACCGCACGGGCGGGGCTGGCGTGGTGCGCGCGTATCCCGCGATTCGGGATCGCCGCACGAGCGTTGATCTCGTGCTCGTCGCCGACGAGGCCGAGCAGGCACGCCTCTCGCGGCGCGGGATCCGACGCCTTCTTGCACTCAGTTCGCCATCGCCCGCGAGCTATATCCGTTCGCACCTGTCAAACCAGGAGAAGCTGCTGCTGGGCGCCGGGCCGTATCGCTCGCTCGACCAAGCAATTGCGGACGTCTCGCTCGCGGTGTCTGATCGCGTCATCCAGCGCTACGCCCCTGACGGGCTCGTGTGGCGCGCAGACACCTTCGAAGCGATCGCGAACGACTACGCGCGATCGCTCATCGATGACATCTACGCGGCGATCGCGTTGACGGCGCGCGTGCTGGACGGCGTGCGGCTCGCGCGCAAGGCGATCGATGCGGCGAAGTCGATCCAGGTGCTCGGGCAGGTGGCCGATGCGGCGCAGCAAATCGACGGGCTCGTGTGGGCGTCGAGCTCAGACGGCTTCGTCTCACGCACCGGGCTCACGCAGCTCGAGCGGATCCCGGTCTACCTTGAGGCGATCCAGCTGCGCATGCGCGGGCTCACTGAGAACTCGGGCCGCGACCGTGCGTGGCAGAACGAGGTCGACCGGGTGCGCGAGCTCTTCGCGCAGGCCGGCGGCACGATCCCGCTTCCGGACCAGGCACCGCAGCAGCTGGTGCGCGCGCGCTGGCTGATCGAAGAGCTGCGCGTCAGTTTGTTCGCGCAGCAGCTGCGCACCGCGGAACCCGTGTCGGCGCAGCGGATCCAGAAGCTACTGGCCGGGTAGAGGTGGCGTGCTGCGGCAGGAACCCCGCGCCACTGACCCCCAAGTGAACTACTGACCCCCGATTTCACTTATTTCTCGTGAAATTGGGGGTCAGTAGTGAGCTTGAGGGTCAGCAGTAGCGCTGCGACCGCAACCCACGAGCCGCGGATGCGGCAGGAGCGGCAGCGCGCTACTTCTGCGGGGCCTCGGTGAGCACGCGGCGCGCCTCGTGCACGAGCTCAGCCGTGGTGACGAGGTCGTAGCGGCTCGCGACCATCTGCATCACCGACGAGAAGTCGCGGCGGTTCCGGTTCATCGCATAGGAGAGCACTCCGAAGAGCATGCCGAAGCCCGCGCCAATGACGACCGCGGCGAGGAAGACCCCGAGGATAGCCGTGTTGTCCGGCTGGAAGATGAACAGGAGGAGACCGAGGAAGAGGCCGAGGTAGGCGCCGGAGAGGGCACCCATCAGCGCGACGCGACCATAGGTCAGACGGCCAGTGACCCGTTCGACGCTCCGCACGTCGTTGCCGACGATGCTGATCTGCTGCACCGGAAAGCTTGCGCGTGCGAGCACGTCGACAGCGTGCTTCGCGTCTTCGTAGCGGTCGTAGGTGGAGACGATCTCACCCTTTGGGATCTCCGGCATCGTCGGAACGCGGGAGGAGGAAAGGGGGCCAGAGTTGCTCATACTGTAATTCTCCCACTCTGCAGCCCCCAGCGCACTCACCGTTCGCCACGGGCTCACGCAGAGTCCGAGGCGGGTCCCCTCAGGGAGCTGGATATGTGACCACAACTTGCGGGTAACCGGGCACCGGAATCTCCCGCGTCGCGAGTCCGTCGAGCACGACCAGTGTCACGCCGTCCCACCCCTCGTCACGGGTGTTCCCCCCGGCAACGGCCGCGTACTCTGCCCCATCTGCATCGCGCCACACAGCCACGGTCTCATGCGGCAATGCGAGCGGCACCACCTGTTCGGCGCCGCTTTCGAGGTCCAGGATCGACAGATTGGGCGTACCGTCCGCGGAACCGAATGCGCCGGTGCCAACGGTCAGCAGCCGCGTCTCCGCGAGCGCCGTGCCGTGCGCGTGCGAGTTCGCAGCACTGGCCACCGTGCGCTGCGCTCCAGTGCGCGGATCGAGGCCCACGACTGTTTCCCCCTGATAGGGCAGCCAGATCGTGCCGTCAGCTTCGACCGCACCGTAGTGCGCCTTCTCCCACGATGCGAGCCCACCAACTGTGCCGAACGGGGCGACCTCATACGTAGTGGCCGCAAACGTTTCAGCGTCGACGACGGTCACTGTGAAACTGTCGTGGTCAACGGTGGCGGCCCAGGAACCGTCAGGCGCAACGAGCACGTCGAACGGACGCACCCCGACAGGCACGCTCTGCACTACGCTCCGCGTCGCAGTGTCGATCACCTCGAGCCAAGCAGGCCCTGAGCCCTCTGTCACCGCGACATACACTCGCGTGCCGTCTGGCGACACCGCGAGCCCCAGGCCGCCAGGGCGATACTCCCCGGAGGAGATACTCGGCGCCGGGTGCCCAAACGGCACGAGCGCGATCCGCTCCCCCGCCGCCAAATCCACAATCGCCAGGCCCTCGGCCGTCGCGGCGTAGCCAGTTGCGGTGCCGGCCGCATCCGTGTGCACCCCAACGCCCCACGGCGCTGTGCCCACGGTGATGCGCCGCACCACTTCGTCCTCTGCTCGTGCCGGGTCGATCACTGCCACTTCGTCTGAGTGCGCGAGCGAGGCCAGCAGCAACTCGGGGGCGGCGGGATCGGATCCCGGATCCGGTGTCGGATCGGGCGTCTGCCGCCGTTGCTCCTGAGTGGGCGTCGGCTTGGCCTCGGGCACCGGCTCAGGCGCGCAGCCGAGCAGGCCCAGCGCCAGGAGCGCTGGCAGGGCGAGAAGAAGCCGTCGGGTCACTGTGGATCGGGCCATGCGGATAGTTTGCCCGAGGCTGCCTGATCAGGCCCTGCGGATCATAGCTGCAGATCCAAGCTCCGGATCCGGGCTGCGCCGCGACTCTGGCCGTTCCAACCCCCGCCGGTCATCCAAGCGCGCTACCGTAGTGGGGTGAGGACTACGAGGGTATTTGTGGGGCGGCTGGCCGGGCGCAGCGTGTTCGATCCCGTCGGCGACCGGATCGGGAAAGTCCGCGACGTGCTCGTCGTGTTCCGTACCGCGGCAGCGCCTCGCGTTGTCGGTCTCATCGTCGAGATTCCTGGGAAACGCCGGGTGTTCGTGCCGATTGGGCGCGTCACATCCATCGGCTCAGGACAAGTCATCACCACCGGCCTGATCAACGTGCGCCGCTTCCAGCAGCGCGGCGGTGAGACCCGGATGATCGCAGAACTGATTGGGCGTGACGTGCAGCTCGCGGCTGAATCGCCGGGCGCGCCCCCGCTCACTGCGCGGATCGAAGATGCAGCGATTGAGCGCGCTCGCTCGGGCGAGTGGCTGGTGTCAGAAGTGTTCGTGCGGCTGCCGAAGCCCGCCGCACCCTTTAGCCGCGGCGACGCTCGCACGGTGCGCTGGTCGGACGTCCGCCTTCCTGCAGCCGGCGCGCAGTCCGCTGAACTCCTCATTCAGACCATGGTCGATCTCAAGCCAGCCGACCTCGCTGAGACGCTGCTTGAGCTGCCGCAGGCACGCATGATCGAGGTCATCGGTGAGCTCCCGGACGAGCGCGTCGCGGACGCTCTTGAAGAGATGACGGAGCCGGATCAGCTCGCGCTGCTCGCGAACCTGCGCCCCGACCGCACGGCTGACGTCCTCGATCGGATGGAGCCGGACGACGCCGCCGACCTCATCTCGGCTCTGCCTACGGCAAAGGGTGAGGAGCTGCTCGATCTGATGGAGCCGGAAGAGGCCGAGGACGTGCGCCGCCTGCTCGAGTACGACGCGGATACCGCTGGCGGACTCATGAGCCCCTCACCGATCGTGCTCTCTGCCGAATCAAGTGTTGCCGAAGGCCTCGCGATGATCCGCCGTGCAGAGATTCCTCCGGCCATGGCATCCGCCGTGTACGTCACCCACCCGCCATACGAGACGCCCACCGGAGAGTATCTTGGCATGGCGCACTTCCAGCGCATGCTGCGCTTCCCGCCGCACGAACGTCTCGTCGCGCTCGTCGACACTGAGATGGAGCCGGTGACCGTGCACGCGAGCGCTGCGGAGGTCTCACGCCGGCTCGCCAGTTACGACCTCGTCGCACTCCCCGTCGTTGATGACCAGAACCGCCTCGTCGGCGTGGTCACCGTCGACGATGTGCTCGACCATCTGCTTCCCGATGACTGGCGGCACGCAGACGATGAGATCGAGCACGGGGCACGTCAATGAGGCTCTTCAAGCGCGATCCGGGCCTCGATGCGCCCCGTGTGGCAAGCTCGCGCGCGACGCGAACGAGCGGCAGCGCAGCGCAGCGTGTCAGCGGGAACGAACGGTTCGGTCGGTGGACTGAGGGCATTGCACGCGGTATGGGCACCCCGTGGTTCCTGCTCTGCCTCACATTTTTCTGTATTGCCTGGCTCGCGTTCAATACGTGGGGTCCGCAGGATTGGCGCTTCGACTCGGCCGCGCTCGGGTTCACTGCGCTCACGCTGATCCTGTCACTCCAAGCTTCCTACGCGGCTCCCATGATTTTGCTTGCGCAGAACCGTCAGGACGACCGAGACCGCGTGCAGATTGAGCAGGATCGCCAGCGTGCTGAGCGCGCGCTGGCCGATACGGAGTTCCTCGCCCGCGAGGTCGTTGCGCTGCGGCTTGCTATGAAGGATCTGCCCGATCGGGACTTCCTGCGCGCAGAGCTCCGCGCGTTGCTCGCCGAGCTCGAACACGAGCCGGAACCGGAGCAGAAACCGGAAC
This window harbors:
- a CDS encoding malate dehydrogenase, with protein sequence MNATQPITVTVTGAGGQIGYAALFRIASGAMFGADQPVALRLLEIPQGVKGAEGAALELIDGAFPLLASIDISTTPDEGFAGTNVALLVGSRPRTAGMERADLLAANGAIFGPQGRAINEHAADDVRVLVVGNPANTNALIAQRNAPDVPAERFTALTRLDHNRAVGLLAERAGARVVDISGVTIWGNHSTTQYPDLSHATISGRAALDVVGETWGRGAYIERVANRGAEIIEVRGGSSVASAANAAIDHVRDWALGTGEAWTSVSLPSTGAYGIPEGLIASVPAHAVDGGWRVVEGLEIDAFSRAKIDASVAELAAERDQVAAMGLIPAE
- a CDS encoding aldo/keto reductase, with the translated sequence MSTALPIPNIELNDGTQIPQVGLGVFLVEPGETERVVAEALEVGYRHIDTAAIYGNEAEVGAAIAKSGIPREELFVTTKLWNDRQGDARAALEESLGKLGLDRVDLFLVHWPVPSQDTFVSAWEQVLDLREAGLTTAAGVSNHEVEHLERIIAATGEFPAVNQIELHPEHQRQELTAFCRGNGIAIEAWGPLAQGKSDLLTQPRLVEVAEAHGKSVAQVVLRWHIENGTIIFPKTSRRERMLENADLFDFELTETEHAFVTALEAGRNYGPNPREYGAN
- a CDS encoding WhiB family transcriptional regulator; protein product: MDWREQAACLTVDPELFFPVGNTGPAVEQIERAKSVCARCTVTEMCLQYAMDTGQDSGVWGGLSEDERRALKRRAARARRAS
- the argG gene encoding argininosuccinate synthase: MSKVLSSLPVGERVGIAFSGGLDTSCAVAWMREKGAVPCTYTADIGQYDEPDIDGVADRAKEYGAEIARHVDAKRPLVEEGFVALQTGAFNVRSGGKTYFNTTPLGRAVTGTLLVRAMKEDGVDIWGDGSTYKGNDIERFYRYGLMANPALRIYKPWLDADFVRELGGRHEMSEWLVERGYPYRDATEKAYSTDANIWGATHEAKTLEFLNAGLDVVEPIMGVAAWRDDVDVATEEVSVRFEAGRPVAINGVEYTDPVALVFEANAIGGRHGLGVSDQIENRIIEAKSRGIYEAPGMALLHITYERLVNAIHNEDTLASYHTDGRKLGRLMYEGRWLDPQSLMLRESLQRWVGSAITGEVTLRLRRGDDYTILNTEGPALSYHPEKLSMERTVGAAFGPEDRIGQLTMRNLDIADSRQRLEQYAQMGMVGGAVADLVGELEKGGAAEIAEAVTGIDENADELGLSAAFDSGTD
- a CDS encoding general stress protein, encoding MSNSGPLSSSRVPTMPEIPKGEIVSTYDRYEDAKHAVDVLARASFPVQQISIVGNDVRSVERVTGRLTYGRVALMGALSGAYLGLFLGLLLFIFQPDNTAILGVFLAAVVIGAGFGMLFGVLSYAMNRNRRDFSSVMQMVASRYDLVTTAELVHEARRVLTEAPQK
- the hrpA gene encoding ATP-dependent RNA helicase HrpA, with product MSNPAVRIEFPEELPVSQMREEIADAIRDHQVVIVAGETGSGKTTQLPKIALTLGRERIAHTQPRRIAARTIAERIAEELGSELGGLVGYQVRFTDKVSADTKIRLMTDGILLNAIHRDRDLTAYDTIIIDEAHERSLNIDFLLGYLRTLLPRRPDLKVIITSATIDPESFAKHFEDPRTQVPAPIIEVSGRTFPVEIRYRPLIERVEVPDPKGGAPKVRTTERDMFDGIGDAVDELAKEAPGDVLVFLSGEAEIRDAADALNGRLRAQNRAARTEILPLFGRLSAAEQHRVFERRSGANAGSRRIVLATNVAETSLTVPGIRYVVDAGTARISRYSARSKVQRLPIEAVSQASANQRSGRSGRTSPGIAIRLYSEEDFASRPEYTEPEIRRTGLASVILQMLSLGLGDIAGFPFLTPPDQRGIADGIGLLTELGAVTPETGGGKRARAGGERGNRSGATHRITKIGRELSRLPIEPRFARMVVEARNHDVVPQVLAIVAGLTIQDVRERPQAERGRADELHGRFNDPQGDLMTLLNLWNYLQKEQRERSSSAFRRLCKAEYLNFLRVREWMDLYRQIARIAGVKRGDGRGSESRAAGSGTTGSGPAGSGGDARADLSSESGGASEPIHRSVLAGLLSQLGVRDDKQDRTPPQGRGVAGAAKRKPSQEYVGSRGTRFVLYPGSVLSKRPPEVIMSVELVETSRLFARSNAVVDPAWAEELAGPLAKRQLSEPRWEKKQGAAVAYERVTLYGVPIVDRRRVQLARFDPVHARELFIRHALVDGDWESPQAFDRANRQLRRELEQLEERTRRRDIVGDDDAVFEFYDAKIPADVNSTRSFEGWWKKQRLTDPNLLHLSRADLLEDETQQADESEYPRQWQHGDQSLKLRYRFDPTAEDDGVTVNVPLPLLPRLDGTDFEKLVPGLRQELVTALIKTLPKAIRKHVVPAGDWARTLLSAVGPQLDAPVPAGSQPPQLTALLATEIRRRTSVPVSPNDFDPSRLPAHLTPTFRVIDARGRTLGTSKDLGELKSAHKEQATQGIAKVAAAALPKSDLEKSGVTTWDFGDLPRHVDTAYAKDRTGGAGVVRAYPAIRDRRTSVDLVLVADEAEQARLSRRGIRRLLALSSPSPASYIRSHLSNQEKLLLGAGPYRSLDQAIADVSLAVSDRVIQRYAPDGLVWRADTFEAIANDYARSLIDDIYAAIALTARVLDGVRLARKAIDAAKSIQVLGQVADAAQQIDGLVWASSSDGFVSRTGLTQLERIPVYLEAIQLRMRGLTENSGRDRAWQNEVDRVRELFAQAGGTIPLPDQAPQQLVRARWLIEELRVSLFAQQLRTAEPVSAQRIQKLLAG